From Acidipropionibacterium acidipropionici, one genomic window encodes:
- a CDS encoding zinc-dependent dehydrogenase, with product MKALRFYAPGDVRLEDIPEPVCGDDEIKIKVKNCSTCGTDVKIYKNGHQNITGVTTMGHEVAGEIVEIGKNVAGDWKIGDGVQSIAAVPCGECHECRKGWMQVCENQTSVGYQYDGGFAEYMIVPQQVLKVDGLNKIPEGVGYDEASAVEPFACALNAQELLGIEEGDFVVVFGAGPIGCMHTRIARGVYKAGTLVMVDINAERLKMSADAVKPDITIDSSSVDVVKKVMELTDGRGADVIITATPANVTQEQALAMAARNGRISFFGGLPKTDPTITCDSNLVHYRQLHIHGANGSAPEQHKRALQYVASGQLPVKDLITRHIKLEDALQAFDIVAKGEAIKVTVEP from the coding sequence ATGAAGGCACTGCGCTTCTACGCACCCGGAGACGTCCGCCTCGAGGACATCCCCGAGCCGGTCTGCGGCGACGACGAGATCAAGATCAAGGTCAAGAACTGCTCGACCTGCGGCACCGATGTCAAGATCTACAAGAACGGCCACCAGAACATCACCGGGGTCACCACGATGGGCCACGAGGTGGCCGGCGAGATCGTGGAGATCGGAAAGAACGTGGCCGGCGACTGGAAGATCGGCGACGGCGTCCAGTCCATCGCGGCGGTCCCCTGCGGCGAGTGCCACGAGTGCAGGAAGGGGTGGATGCAGGTCTGTGAGAACCAGACCAGCGTCGGCTATCAGTACGACGGCGGGTTCGCGGAGTACATGATCGTGCCCCAGCAGGTGCTCAAGGTCGACGGGCTCAACAAGATCCCCGAGGGGGTCGGCTACGACGAGGCCTCGGCGGTGGAGCCCTTCGCCTGCGCCCTCAACGCCCAGGAGCTGCTGGGCATCGAGGAGGGCGACTTCGTCGTCGTCTTCGGCGCCGGCCCGATCGGCTGCATGCACACCCGCATCGCCCGCGGGGTCTACAAGGCCGGCACCCTGGTGATGGTCGACATCAACGCCGAGCGGCTGAAGATGTCGGCCGACGCCGTCAAGCCCGACATCACGATCGACTCCTCGAGCGTCGACGTCGTGAAGAAGGTCATGGAGCTCACCGACGGTCGCGGGGCCGACGTCATCATCACCGCCACCCCGGCCAATGTCACCCAGGAGCAGGCCCTGGCGATGGCGGCCCGCAACGGCCGGATCTCCTTCTTCGGCGGCCTGCCGAAGACCGATCCGACCATCACCTGCGACTCCAACCTGGTGCACTACCGCCAGCTGCACATCCACGGCGCCAACGGCTCGGCCCCCGAGCAGCACAAGCGGGCGCTGCAGTACGTGGCCTCCGGGCAGCTGCCGGTCAAGGACCTCATCACCCGCCACATCAAGTTGGAGGACGCCCTGCAGGCCTTCGACATCGTGGCCAAGGGGGAGGCGATCAAGGTCACCGTCGAGCCCTGA
- a CDS encoding EamA family transporter: MVCAVPGVVYMLAAMLSVQFGGAFAATLIPEIGPLGTVALRLTIATIILIPFARPGLHDRRTGRRHSRGDWIRVVAFAVTLGVMNTSFYFSLRTLPIGVAVTIEFIGPMTMAALGSRTWRDSLAVLLAAAGVVGVSGALNADWSQVSLPGIGFALGAGVAWALYAKASQAVGARWESLRGLTWAMIICSVVILPFGIASAGAELLRPRHLLVGAAVALMSSALPYSLEMYALRKLSTKAYGILTGGEPAVAALAGLLVLSQGLHPLQIVGMVCVISASILVLGHEHHDRSGRAAVAASD; the protein is encoded by the coding sequence ATGGTCTGTGCCGTGCCAGGTGTCGTCTACATGCTCGCCGCAATGCTCTCGGTCCAGTTCGGCGGCGCCTTCGCCGCCACCCTCATCCCCGAGATCGGGCCCCTGGGCACCGTCGCACTGCGTCTGACGATCGCGACCATCATCCTCATCCCCTTCGCCCGTCCCGGCCTGCACGACCGCCGCACCGGACGCCGGCACTCCCGCGGCGACTGGATCCGGGTGGTGGCCTTCGCGGTGACCCTCGGGGTGATGAACACCAGCTTCTACTTCAGCCTGCGCACCCTTCCGATCGGCGTCGCGGTGACGATCGAGTTCATCGGCCCGATGACGATGGCGGCGCTGGGTTCGCGGACCTGGCGGGACAGCCTGGCGGTGCTCCTGGCGGCGGCCGGGGTGGTGGGCGTCTCGGGGGCGCTCAACGCCGACTGGTCCCAGGTGAGCCTGCCGGGGATCGGCTTCGCGCTGGGCGCCGGGGTGGCATGGGCCCTCTACGCGAAGGCCTCCCAGGCGGTCGGGGCCCGCTGGGAGTCGCTGCGCGGCCTCACCTGGGCCATGATCATCTGCTCGGTGGTGATCCTTCCCTTCGGGATCGCCAGCGCCGGCGCCGAGCTGCTGCGGCCCCGTCACCTGCTGGTCGGCGCGGCGGTGGCCCTGATGTCCTCGGCGCTGCCCTACAGCCTCGAGATGTACGCCCTGCGCAAGCTCTCGACGAAGGCCTACGGCATCCTCACCGGCGGTGAACCGGCGGTCGCCGCGCTGGCCGGGCTGCTCGTCCTGAGTCAGGGGCTCCATCCGCTGCAGATCGTCGGGATGGTGTGCGTCATCTCTGCCTCGATCCTGGTGCTGGGCCATGAGCACCATGACAGGTCCGGCCGGGCCGCGGTGGCCGCCTCCGACTAG
- the tgt gene encoding tRNA guanosine(34) transglycosylase Tgt codes for MPFGFDVTSTLDNGLGRTGTIHTPHGDIETPAFIVVGTKASVKAVLPESVAELGAQAVLANAYHLFLQPGPDLIDEAGGLGRFMNWSAPTFTDSGGFQVLSLGAGFKKTLAMDVSQLTEADVIAADADRKAMVDDDGVTFRSPLNGDLHRFTPEFSMSIQHRLGADIMFAFDELTTLMNTRPYQEEALERTRRWAARCLAEHRRLTGERAGKPYQALFGVIQGAQYEDLRRKACRDLAAMESEGQGFDGFGIGGAIEKKNLGRIVGWCAEELPEDRPRHLLGISEPDDLFAACRAGADTFDCVNPSRVARNAAIYTADGRYNVNTAPFRADFGPLEPGCDCYTCTHYSRAYLHHLFKAKELLANTLATIHNERWTVRLVDDIRAAMRGGDLDALEAEFMGRWNAHGGRLVRRAQVQG; via the coding sequence ATGCCCTTCGGTTTCGACGTCACCTCCACCCTCGACAACGGCCTGGGGAGGACGGGAACCATCCACACCCCCCACGGCGACATCGAGACCCCGGCATTCATCGTCGTCGGCACCAAGGCCAGCGTGAAGGCCGTCCTGCCCGAATCCGTCGCCGAGCTCGGCGCCCAGGCCGTACTGGCCAACGCCTATCACCTCTTCCTGCAACCCGGGCCCGACCTGATCGACGAGGCGGGAGGCCTGGGACGGTTCATGAACTGGTCGGCGCCGACCTTCACCGACTCCGGCGGCTTCCAGGTGCTGAGCCTGGGCGCGGGATTTAAGAAGACCCTCGCGATGGACGTCTCCCAGCTCACCGAGGCCGACGTCATCGCCGCCGACGCCGACCGCAAGGCGATGGTCGATGACGACGGGGTCACCTTCCGCAGCCCACTCAACGGCGACCTGCACCGGTTCACCCCCGAGTTCTCGATGAGCATCCAGCACCGGCTGGGGGCCGACATCATGTTCGCCTTCGACGAGCTCACCACCCTGATGAACACCCGTCCCTACCAGGAGGAGGCCCTGGAGCGGACCCGGCGCTGGGCCGCCCGCTGCCTGGCAGAGCACCGTCGTCTCACCGGCGAGAGGGCGGGAAAGCCCTACCAGGCCCTGTTCGGGGTGATCCAGGGAGCCCAGTACGAGGACCTCCGCCGCAAGGCCTGCCGGGATCTGGCCGCCATGGAGTCTGAGGGGCAGGGCTTCGACGGATTCGGGATCGGCGGCGCCATCGAGAAGAAGAACCTCGGGAGGATCGTCGGCTGGTGCGCCGAGGAACTGCCCGAGGACCGGCCCCGCCACCTGCTGGGCATCTCCGAGCCCGACGACCTCTTCGCGGCCTGCCGGGCCGGCGCCGACACCTTCGACTGCGTCAACCCCTCCCGGGTGGCCCGCAACGCCGCCATCTACACCGCCGACGGACGCTACAACGTCAACACCGCCCCCTTCCGGGCCGATTTCGGGCCCCTTGAACCCGGCTGCGACTGCTACACCTGCACTCACTACTCGCGGGCCTACCTCCACCACCTCTTCAAGGCCAAGGAGCTCCTCGCCAACACCCTGGCCACCATTCACAACGAGCGCTGGACGGTGAGGCTGGTCGACGACATCCGGGCGGCCATGCGCGGCGGCGATCTGGACGCCCTGGAGGCCGAGTTCATGGGACGGTGGAACGCCCACGGCGGCAGACTGGTGAGACGCGCTCAGGTGCAGGGCTGA
- a CDS encoding RecQ family ATP-dependent DNA helicase, whose amino-acid sequence MSDLRSQGLDILRRLTGRSDADFHPGQWEAIEALVAGHRRALVVERTGWGKSAVYFVAALLQRRAGFGPALIVSPLLALMRDQVAAAERAGVRAAAISSANVTEWDEIRARLADDSVDVLLVSPERLINPRFATEQLPELVERMGMLVIDEAHCISDWGHDFRPDYRRIRDLVAGLPADVPVLATTATANSRVVTDVAEQIAPADRGGAPDDGVFVLRGPLARDSLRLGVLTLPRPELRLAWLCEHLGELNGSGIIYCLTISSAEDTARALTEAGHEVRAYTGRTDPDERTELEGALKDNRVKALVATSALGMGFDKPDLGFVVHLGAPSSPVAYYQQVGRAGRATDSADVLLLPGPEDRDIWRYFATSSMPSQERADAVLAALAEGSTLSTPALEARVDIRRSPLELLLKVLAVDGAVERVSGGWRATGTPWVYDAERYGRIAAARTAEQDAMERYEHLDSCRMAFLTTQLDDPDASACGRCDVCAGQWYPTDVDPDQQSRARDTLDRVGVPIDPRRSWPSGLDRLGVALKGRIPPGEQAEEGRVVARLSDLGWGGPLRDLFRSDEQGVPLDTELPAPLAGACLRVLAEWDWPRRPVAVVCVPSVSRPHLVSSVAEGIARAGRLAYLGALDLAPGAGLLDARVNSAFRVRDLSDRFWVGEQLAAGLEGLSGAPVLLVDDLVTSRWTIAVAARLLRCAGAGAVLPFALGLSG is encoded by the coding sequence ATGAGCGATCTGAGGAGTCAGGGCCTGGATATCCTGCGCCGTCTCACCGGCCGGAGCGACGCCGACTTCCATCCCGGCCAGTGGGAGGCGATCGAGGCCCTGGTGGCCGGGCACCGCCGGGCCCTGGTGGTGGAGCGCACCGGCTGGGGCAAGTCGGCGGTATACTTCGTCGCGGCCCTGCTGCAGCGCCGAGCCGGCTTCGGGCCCGCCCTCATCGTCTCCCCGCTGCTGGCCCTGATGCGCGACCAGGTGGCCGCCGCCGAACGCGCCGGGGTGCGGGCCGCCGCGATCTCCAGCGCCAACGTCACCGAGTGGGACGAGATCCGGGCACGCCTGGCCGACGACTCCGTCGACGTGCTGCTGGTCTCCCCCGAGCGGCTCATCAATCCGCGGTTCGCCACCGAACAGCTGCCCGAGCTGGTGGAGAGGATGGGCATGCTCGTCATCGACGAGGCCCACTGCATCTCCGACTGGGGGCACGACTTCCGCCCCGACTACCGCCGGATCCGCGATCTGGTGGCCGGGCTGCCGGCCGACGTACCCGTCCTGGCGACCACCGCCACCGCCAACTCGCGGGTGGTCACCGACGTAGCCGAGCAGATCGCCCCGGCCGATCGGGGCGGCGCCCCCGATGACGGCGTCTTCGTGCTGCGCGGCCCCCTGGCCCGCGACTCGCTGCGCCTGGGGGTGCTGACGCTGCCGCGCCCCGAGCTGCGACTGGCCTGGCTGTGCGAGCACCTGGGCGAACTCAACGGCTCGGGGATCATCTACTGCCTCACCATCTCCTCGGCCGAGGACACCGCACGGGCACTCACCGAGGCCGGACACGAGGTGCGCGCCTACACCGGCCGCACCGACCCCGATGAGCGCACCGAGCTGGAGGGCGCGCTCAAGGACAACCGGGTCAAGGCGCTGGTGGCCACCAGCGCCCTGGGCATGGGTTTCGACAAGCCCGATCTGGGATTCGTCGTCCACCTGGGAGCGCCGAGCTCCCCGGTCGCCTATTACCAGCAGGTGGGTCGCGCGGGCCGCGCCACCGACTCGGCGGACGTCCTGCTGCTGCCCGGCCCCGAGGACCGCGACATCTGGCGCTACTTCGCCACCTCCTCGATGCCCTCCCAGGAACGGGCCGACGCCGTCCTGGCCGCCCTGGCGGAGGGCAGCACGCTGTCCACCCCGGCCCTGGAGGCCCGGGTCGACATCCGTCGCAGCCCCCTCGAACTGCTGCTCAAGGTGCTGGCCGTCGACGGGGCCGTCGAGCGGGTGAGCGGTGGATGGCGGGCCACCGGGACTCCATGGGTCTACGACGCCGAGCGCTACGGGAGGATCGCGGCGGCCAGAACGGCCGAGCAGGACGCCATGGAGCGCTACGAGCATCTGGACAGCTGCCGGATGGCATTCCTCACCACTCAGCTCGACGACCCGGACGCGTCCGCCTGCGGACGCTGCGACGTCTGCGCCGGCCAGTGGTACCCCACCGATGTGGATCCCGATCAGCAGTCCCGGGCCCGGGACACCCTGGACCGGGTGGGCGTGCCGATCGATCCCCGGCGCAGCTGGCCCAGCGGACTGGACCGCCTCGGTGTGGCGCTCAAGGGGCGCATCCCGCCGGGTGAGCAGGCCGAGGAGGGGCGGGTCGTCGCCCGGCTGTCGGATCTGGGGTGGGGAGGCCCGCTGCGCGATCTGTTCCGCTCCGACGAGCAGGGCGTCCCCCTGGACACCGAGCTGCCGGCCCCGCTGGCCGGTGCCTGCCTGCGGGTCCTGGCGGAATGGGACTGGCCACGGCGCCCCGTCGCCGTGGTCTGCGTCCCCTCGGTGAGCCGCCCCCACCTGGTGAGTTCGGTGGCCGAGGGGATCGCCCGGGCCGGACGCCTGGCATACCTGGGAGCCCTGGATCTGGCCCCAGGAGCCGGTCTGCTGGACGCGCGGGTGAACTCGGCATTCCGGGTCCGCGACCTGTCTGACAGGTTCTGGGTCGGAGAGCAGCTCGCCGCCGGTCTGGAGGGACTGTCGGGCGCCCCTGTCCTGCTGGTCGACGACCTGGTCACCAGCCGCTGGACGATCGCAGTGGCCGCCCGCCTGCTGCGCTGTGCCGGTGCCGGGGCCGTCCTGCCCTTCGCCCTCGGGCTGTCGGGCTGA
- a CDS encoding PTS mannitol transporter subunit IICBA yields the protein MSLPDASVNKNLEGRGVRASIQRFGGFLAGMIMPNIGAFIAWGLITAFFIPAGWFPNSELAKLGDPMLTYLLPLLIAYTGGTTVNGRRGGVIGAIAVMGVVVGADIPMLLGAMIMGPLAAWLLKQWDKLLEGHIKAGFEMLVDTFSIGILGMLLALLGHIGIGPIVSVLMGWLASGVAFLIRHSLLPLASIFVEPAKVLFLNNAINHGILTPLGIEQSKAAGKSILFMVESNPGPGFGLLLAYLVFGARKIKESVPGALIIHLFGGIHEIFFPYVLMKPKVILATIAGAMSGLLVATWTGAGLVAPPAPGSIIAWFAMCPRNGYVPMILDFLTATVVSFVIAALLIRPDRKKDEAADLGGVGTAAVPAGGAAPVASASGILDGSLITKVIVACDAGMGSSVMVASSMKKKLAPYGVEVGHTPVNDIPPDTTLVLTQDGLVDRVQKMVPNAQVVAFTNYMGDPAFDRVEEAVKAAHGDSAASAPAAAPTPAPAARKASFGDGVLTAEGIRLGLSAVDKEDAVRQSGQVLVDLGAATPEYIEGMLAREDQISTYMGEGVAIPHGVNEAREHIRRAALGFLQFPDGVDWDGNTCYVAIPIASTSDEHLEIMASLARVLADSTTAEQLRTATTPEQVLDLLAPEQD from the coding sequence ATGTCCTTACCTGACGCAAGCGTCAACAAGAACCTCGAAGGCAGAGGTGTCAGGGCCTCGATCCAGCGCTTCGGCGGGTTCCTGGCCGGCATGATCATGCCGAACATCGGCGCCTTCATCGCCTGGGGCCTCATCACGGCCTTCTTCATCCCCGCCGGCTGGTTCCCCAACTCGGAGCTCGCCAAGCTCGGGGATCCGATGCTCACCTACCTGCTACCGCTCCTCATCGCCTACACCGGCGGCACCACCGTCAACGGGCGACGCGGCGGCGTCATCGGCGCCATCGCCGTGATGGGCGTCGTCGTGGGCGCCGACATCCCGATGCTGCTGGGCGCCATGATCATGGGCCCGCTGGCGGCCTGGCTGCTCAAGCAGTGGGACAAGCTCCTCGAGGGCCACATCAAGGCCGGCTTCGAGATGCTCGTCGACACCTTCTCGATCGGCATCCTCGGCATGCTGCTGGCCCTGCTGGGCCATATCGGCATCGGCCCGATCGTCTCGGTGCTGATGGGCTGGCTGGCCTCCGGCGTGGCCTTCCTCATCCGTCACAGCCTGCTGCCCCTGGCATCGATCTTCGTCGAGCCGGCGAAGGTCCTGTTCCTCAACAACGCCATCAACCACGGCATCCTCACCCCGCTGGGCATCGAGCAGTCCAAGGCGGCCGGCAAGTCGATCCTGTTCATGGTCGAGTCCAACCCCGGCCCCGGCTTCGGCCTGCTGCTGGCCTACCTGGTCTTCGGGGCCCGCAAGATCAAGGAGTCAGTGCCCGGTGCGCTGATCATCCACCTGTTCGGCGGCATCCACGAGATCTTCTTCCCCTATGTGCTCATGAAGCCGAAGGTCATCCTGGCCACCATCGCGGGCGCCATGAGCGGCCTGCTGGTCGCCACCTGGACCGGTGCCGGACTGGTGGCCCCGCCGGCCCCCGGCTCGATCATCGCCTGGTTCGCGATGTGCCCGCGCAACGGCTATGTCCCGATGATCCTGGACTTCCTCACCGCCACCGTCGTCTCCTTCGTCATCGCGGCACTGCTCATCCGGCCCGACCGCAAGAAGGACGAGGCCGCCGATCTGGGCGGTGTGGGCACCGCGGCCGTCCCGGCCGGGGGCGCCGCCCCGGTGGCGTCGGCCTCCGGCATCCTGGACGGCTCCCTCATCACCAAGGTCATCGTGGCCTGCGACGCCGGGATGGGCTCCTCGGTGATGGTCGCCTCCTCCATGAAGAAGAAGCTGGCCCCCTATGGCGTCGAGGTGGGCCACACGCCGGTCAACGACATTCCGCCGGACACCACCCTGGTGCTCACCCAGGACGGTCTGGTCGACCGGGTGCAGAAGATGGTGCCCAACGCCCAGGTGGTCGCCTTCACCAATTACATGGGGGATCCGGCCTTCGACCGGGTCGAGGAGGCCGTCAAGGCCGCCCACGGAGACAGCGCGGCATCGGCTCCGGCCGCCGCGCCGACCCCGGCTCCGGCCGCCAGGAAGGCCAGCTTCGGCGACGGGGTGCTCACCGCCGAGGGCATCAGACTCGGCCTGAGCGCCGTCGACAAGGAGGACGCCGTCCGCCAGTCCGGGCAGGTGCTCGTCGATCTGGGCGCGGCCACCCCCGAGTACATCGAGGGCATGCTGGCCCGGGAGGATCAGATCTCCACCTATATGGGCGAGGGCGTGGCGATCCCCCACGGCGTCAACGAGGCCCGGGAGCACATCAGAAGGGCTGCGCTGGGATTCCTGCAGTTCCCCGACGGCGTCGACTGGGACGGCAACACCTGCTACGTGGCGATCCCGATCGCCTCCACCTCGGACGAGCATCTTGAGATCATGGCCTCACTGGCCCGGGTGCTCGCCGACTCGACCACGGCGGAGCAGCTCCGCACCGCCACCACCCCCGAACAGGTGCTGGATCTCCTGGCACCGGAACAGGATTGA
- a CDS encoding 16S rRNA (uracil(1498)-N(3))-methyltransferase, with translation MTEPCFIADIGDAGPGSIVEISGPEGHHAAAVRRIESGETVLVTDGAGSAVRGPAVEIGKNLVRVRVAERLVAPVKPHRWIAVQALTKGPRADLVVETLTELGVDEIIAWQASRSISRWSAEKREKGLAKWRATAREATKQSRRFTVPQVAFATTADVAAQIRAGDAAFILHESATDPIRPGDLPASGDVILIVGPEGGISPEELQDFTDAGGRPVLVADAVLRASTAPVVGLAQLQALASLA, from the coding sequence ATGACCGAACCCTGCTTCATCGCCGACATCGGTGACGCCGGGCCGGGGTCGATCGTCGAGATCTCCGGGCCCGAGGGCCACCACGCGGCGGCGGTGAGGCGGATCGAGTCCGGGGAGACGGTCCTGGTGACCGACGGCGCCGGATCGGCCGTGCGGGGCCCGGCGGTCGAGATCGGCAAGAACCTGGTGCGCGTCCGGGTGGCCGAACGCCTCGTCGCCCCGGTGAAGCCTCACCGGTGGATCGCCGTGCAGGCGCTCACCAAGGGGCCCCGCGCAGACCTGGTGGTGGAGACCCTCACAGAGCTCGGCGTCGACGAGATCATCGCCTGGCAGGCCTCCCGCTCCATCTCCCGGTGGAGCGCCGAGAAGCGGGAGAAGGGGCTGGCCAAGTGGCGGGCCACCGCCCGCGAGGCCACCAAGCAGTCACGGCGGTTCACCGTGCCGCAGGTCGCATTCGCCACCACCGCCGACGTCGCGGCGCAGATCCGAGCCGGAGACGCCGCCTTCATCCTCCACGAGTCGGCCACCGATCCGATCCGGCCGGGCGACCTGCCGGCGTCCGGAGACGTCATCCTGATCGTCGGGCCCGAGGGCGGCATCAGCCCCGAGGAGCTCCAGGACTTCACCGACGCCGGCGGCCGTCCGGTCCTGGTGGCTGACGCCGTGCTGCGCGCCTCGACCGCCCCGGTGGTCGGCCTGGCCCAGCTGCAGGCCCTCGCAAGCCTGGCCTGA
- a CDS encoding UDP-N-acetylglucosamine pyrophosphorylase encodes MELRPRGLDRIEALIAKGATIPNPWTVDLDDDVDIDRISGDGVVIHPGCRIRGSRTVISAGCRLGAETPMTIDNCQLGPGVELAGGFAQGAVFLAGASMASGAHVRPGTILEEQASGAHTVGLKQTILFPFVTLGSLINFCDLLMAGGTSRHDHSEVGSSYIHFNFTPDGDKTTASLFGDVAHGVLLDRPPIFLGGQGGTVGPVSAGFGTVVGAGSVLRDDVVEDGQLVLPPAPREVHRPVTPASYRRLPRILARNVTYVANLSALESWYRQIRRLFLTREEFGPQILAGALVNLEDIRAERIKRLRALVGRLRPTDEGRAQLIDRLDDLTEALEVVDGPAPAEVVRTMGAAANEGAGYLDAVGRLDPDQRGEVIEWLSGIVTTQQQNVADVLPVLLTQGSDAPFADTVSR; translated from the coding sequence ATGGAACTCAGACCCCGCGGTCTCGACAGGATCGAGGCACTCATCGCCAAGGGCGCGACGATCCCCAACCCGTGGACGGTGGATCTGGACGACGACGTCGACATCGACCGGATCAGCGGCGACGGCGTCGTGATCCACCCCGGCTGTCGGATCCGCGGGTCCCGGACGGTGATCTCGGCCGGCTGCCGACTGGGCGCCGAGACCCCGATGACGATCGACAACTGCCAGTTGGGTCCCGGTGTGGAGCTGGCCGGCGGATTCGCCCAGGGGGCCGTCTTCCTGGCCGGGGCCTCGATGGCCTCGGGCGCCCATGTGCGCCCCGGCACGATCCTGGAGGAGCAGGCCTCCGGCGCCCACACCGTCGGCCTCAAGCAGACCATCCTCTTCCCCTTCGTCACCCTGGGCAGCCTCATCAACTTCTGCGATCTGCTGATGGCCGGCGGCACCTCCCGCCATGACCACTCCGAGGTCGGCTCCTCCTACATCCACTTCAACTTCACCCCCGACGGGGACAAGACCACCGCCTCGCTGTTCGGCGACGTGGCCCACGGGGTGCTGCTGGACCGTCCACCGATCTTCCTCGGCGGTCAGGGAGGAACCGTCGGGCCGGTGAGCGCCGGATTCGGCACCGTGGTGGGAGCCGGATCGGTGCTGCGCGACGACGTCGTCGAGGACGGTCAACTCGTGCTGCCGCCCGCCCCCCGCGAGGTGCACAGGCCGGTGACCCCGGCGTCCTACCGGCGGCTCCCCCGCATCCTCGCCCGCAACGTCACCTATGTCGCCAACCTCTCGGCCCTGGAGTCCTGGTACCGGCAGATCCGCCGCCTCTTCCTGACCCGCGAGGAGTTCGGCCCGCAGATCCTTGCCGGGGCTCTGGTGAACCTGGAGGACATCCGCGCCGAGCGCATCAAGCGGCTGCGGGCCCTGGTGGGACGGCTGCGTCCCACCGATGAGGGCCGCGCCCAGCTCATCGACCGTCTCGACGACCTCACCGAGGCCCTGGAGGTCGTCGACGGCCCGGCGCCGGCCGAGGTGGTGCGCACCATGGGCGCTGCCGCCAATGAGGGGGCCGGATACCTCGACGCCGTCGGCCGTCTCGACCCCGACCAGCGCGGAGAGGTCATCGAATGGCTCTCCGGGATCGTCACCACCCAGCAGCAGAATGTCGCCGACGTCCTCCCGGTGCTGCTCACCCAGGGATCCGACGCCCCCTTCGCCGACACCGTCTCCCGCTGA
- a CDS encoding DoxX family membrane protein, whose amino-acid sequence MSLMKFVARSALSAMFISGGIGEFKNAEHMAPALDAAKEKLPGSVRSAADAADSALLVKIDGAVMTVAGAALALGIKPRCAAAVLAAQLVPVTFVGHRFWEAEDEARQGQQIHFLKNVSLAGGLLLTALGGPGKKKA is encoded by the coding sequence ATGTCTTTGATGAAGTTCGTCGCCCGGTCGGCCCTGTCCGCCATGTTCATCAGCGGCGGCATCGGCGAGTTCAAGAATGCCGAGCATATGGCGCCGGCCCTCGACGCCGCCAAGGAGAAGCTGCCCGGATCGGTGCGCTCCGCGGCCGACGCCGCGGACTCGGCACTGCTGGTCAAGATCGACGGTGCCGTGATGACGGTGGCCGGGGCCGCTCTGGCGCTGGGCATCAAGCCGCGTTGCGCGGCCGCCGTCCTGGCGGCCCAGCTGGTCCCGGTGACCTTCGTCGGTCACCGTTTCTGGGAGGCCGAGGACGAGGCCAGGCAGGGCCAGCAGATCCACTTCCTCAAGAATGTGAGTCTTGCCGGGGGGCTTCTGCTCACCGCTCTGGGCGGTCCGGGCAAGAAGAAGGCCTGA